In one Pseudarthrobacter sp. NBSH8 genomic region, the following are encoded:
- the hrpB gene encoding ATP-dependent helicase HrpB, translating into MPTNSTAVPAETSDARTSAAGTFDLAAIGTGLAFAESLGELSSVLRAGGAAGTAVVQAPPGTGKTTLVPPLLANLAAPAGKPRRVVVTQPRRVAARAAARRLAALDGSRIGDRVGYTVRGERQAGPATLVEFVTPGILLRRLLDDPGLESIGAVILDEVHERGLETDLLLGMLTEVRQLRGDLTLVAMSATLDAPRFAALIGGAASNAGTGDAGTADDGGGPAPVVDCPSAMYPLEVEWVPAAVPRLDDRGVTRGFLDHIADTAAQAHTAAVLQDAGTDALVFVPGAWEVSYVAARLRGRSSPGTEVLELHGQVSPAEQDQAVSGRRPAGPARIIVSTDLAESSLTVPGVRLVIDSGLTREPRRDANRGMSGLVTVSCSRASAEQRAGRAARQGPGRVVRCYDQRAYGAAPAHVTPEIAVADLTGAALVLACWGSPGAAGLALPDAPPAAAMGEAGEVLRELGAVARDGHATQLGRTLARVPADPRLARALLDGSAAVGQRAAAEAVALVAGDQRAPGADLTRLLTVLRAGKDPAARRWAEDARRLEAIARKEAAAVGPSAVASLVSTAPVTATEAVGVVVALAFPDRVARRVPGHGPARYLLSSGTRAGLPAGSPLTGQEWLAVAEVSRAAGRDAAGTGAVIRSAAPLSADIAEAAAGQLLTDTVEAQFSQGRVKARRERRLGAISLSSTPVRPSAEDGRAAVARALAREGLATIGWSTAADALRRRLAMLRRELGEPWPDVSEPALLARLVSWLGPELAALAGGAATSSIDLTDPLRRLLPWPEAVRLAELAPESLKVPSGSMVRIDYPDVSDNAASGSAVPDIAGPGQAGADDAGRPVVAVKLQECFGLAETPRLVDGRVPVLFHLLSPARRPLAVTDDLASFWSGPYAQVRSEMRGRYPRHPWPEDPWTAQPTARTKARM; encoded by the coding sequence TTGCCAACCAACTCCACCGCCGTCCCTGCGGAGACCTCTGACGCCAGGACCTCTGCCGCGGGGACCTTTGACCTGGCGGCCATCGGTACCGGCCTGGCCTTTGCTGAATCGCTCGGGGAGTTGTCCTCCGTGCTGCGCGCCGGCGGTGCGGCGGGCACGGCCGTGGTGCAGGCCCCGCCAGGCACCGGTAAGACAACGCTGGTCCCGCCTCTTCTGGCCAACCTTGCCGCGCCCGCAGGAAAGCCCCGGCGCGTGGTAGTCACCCAGCCCCGGCGGGTGGCCGCCCGCGCAGCTGCCCGCCGCCTGGCCGCCTTGGACGGCAGCCGGATCGGAGACCGAGTGGGGTACACCGTCCGCGGTGAACGCCAGGCCGGGCCCGCCACCCTGGTGGAATTTGTCACGCCGGGGATCCTGCTGCGGCGCCTGCTCGATGATCCCGGTCTGGAGAGCATCGGCGCGGTCATCCTGGACGAGGTCCATGAACGCGGCCTCGAAACCGACCTGCTGCTGGGCATGCTCACTGAAGTGCGGCAGCTGCGCGGCGACCTCACACTGGTGGCCATGTCCGCCACACTGGACGCGCCCCGCTTCGCAGCCCTGATAGGGGGCGCAGCCTCGAATGCGGGGACAGGAGACGCCGGGACCGCGGACGACGGCGGCGGGCCGGCTCCCGTGGTCGACTGCCCCTCAGCCATGTACCCCCTCGAGGTGGAGTGGGTGCCCGCCGCCGTGCCGCGGCTTGACGACCGTGGGGTCACGCGCGGGTTCCTGGACCACATTGCCGATACGGCCGCGCAGGCCCACACTGCCGCGGTGTTGCAGGACGCGGGCACCGATGCGCTGGTGTTTGTCCCGGGCGCCTGGGAGGTGTCCTATGTGGCGGCCCGCCTCCGCGGCCGGTCTTCCCCCGGAACAGAGGTGCTGGAACTCCATGGCCAGGTCAGCCCAGCCGAGCAGGACCAGGCAGTGTCGGGGCGCCGGCCGGCCGGTCCTGCACGGATCATCGTGTCCACGGACCTGGCAGAGTCCTCCCTGACCGTCCCCGGGGTGCGTCTGGTGATCGACTCCGGGCTGACCCGCGAACCCCGCCGCGACGCAAACCGCGGCATGTCCGGGCTGGTGACTGTTTCCTGCTCCCGGGCCTCAGCGGAGCAACGGGCCGGACGCGCCGCGCGGCAGGGTCCGGGCCGGGTGGTGCGGTGTTACGACCAGAGGGCTTATGGTGCCGCGCCGGCGCATGTGACGCCCGAGATCGCCGTCGCGGATCTGACCGGTGCCGCGCTGGTTCTGGCCTGCTGGGGATCACCGGGCGCAGCCGGGCTGGCGCTTCCGGATGCACCTCCCGCCGCTGCCATGGGCGAGGCTGGAGAGGTGCTGCGCGAACTCGGAGCCGTGGCCCGCGACGGGCATGCCACACAGCTGGGGCGGACGCTGGCCAGGGTCCCCGCCGATCCCCGGCTGGCCCGGGCACTGCTCGACGGCTCAGCGGCCGTAGGCCAGCGCGCCGCAGCGGAAGCAGTGGCACTGGTGGCGGGGGACCAGCGGGCCCCGGGGGCCGATCTCACCCGGCTGCTGACAGTACTTCGCGCCGGGAAGGATCCCGCCGCGAGGCGCTGGGCGGAGGACGCCCGCCGGCTGGAGGCCATTGCGCGGAAGGAGGCCGCCGCCGTCGGCCCGTCCGCCGTCGCCTCCCTGGTGAGTACCGCGCCGGTGACTGCGACGGAAGCGGTGGGCGTCGTCGTCGCCCTGGCGTTCCCGGACCGCGTGGCCCGGCGCGTCCCGGGCCATGGCCCGGCGCGGTACCTGCTGTCGTCCGGCACGCGCGCGGGGTTGCCGGCAGGCAGTCCGCTGACCGGGCAGGAGTGGCTGGCCGTGGCGGAAGTTTCCCGTGCCGCCGGCCGGGACGCCGCCGGCACCGGCGCGGTGATCCGGTCCGCCGCGCCGCTGAGCGCCGATATCGCCGAGGCGGCCGCCGGGCAGCTCCTGACCGACACGGTGGAAGCGCAGTTCAGCCAGGGCCGCGTGAAGGCAAGGCGGGAACGCCGGTTGGGTGCCATCAGCCTGTCCTCCACCCCCGTCCGCCCGTCCGCCGAGGACGGCCGTGCCGCCGTGGCCCGCGCTCTCGCCAGGGAGGGACTGGCAACCATCGGATGGTCGACGGCGGCTGACGCCTTACGCCGCCGCCTCGCCATGCTGCGCCGCGAACTGGGTGAGCCGTGGCCCGATGTTTCCGAACCGGCCCTACTGGCACGGCTGGTCTCCTGGCTGGGACCGGAGCTCGCGGCACTGGCAGGTGGCGCCGCCACCAGCAGCATCGACCTCACAGACCCCTTGCGGCGGCTGCTGCCCTGGCCCGAGGCGGTCCGCCTGGCGGAGCTGGCACCTGAGTCGCTGAAAGTGCCGAGCGGATCGATGGTGCGGATCGACTACCCCGACGTTTCGGACAACGCGGCGTCAGGCAGTGCCGTGCCGGACATAGCAGGACCCGGGCAGGCAGGCGCGGACGACGCCGGCCGGCCGGTTGTCGCGGTCAAGCTGCAGGAGTGCTTCGGCTTGGCCGAGACACCGCGGCTGGTGGACGGCAGGGTACCGGTCCTCTTCCACCTGCTGTCACCCGCGCGGCGGCCGCTGGCTGTGACGGATGACCTGGCGTCGTTCTGGTCCGGGCCCTACGCGCAGGTGCGGTCCGAGATGCGCGGCCGCTATCCCAGGCACCCCTGGCCCGAGGATCCCTGGACGGCACAGCCGACTGCCCGGACCAAAGCCCGTATGTGA
- the ligD gene encoding non-homologous end-joining DNA ligase: MASEQTTLTVPGPHGEREMRVSSPSRVLWPELGLTKLDLARYMVDVGEAFIAANGDRPVALQRFSENVEGDQFFSKNPPKGTPDFIRSVNVTFPSARSHPMLALDEPAAAVWAVQMNTVVFHPWPSHTENTDNPDQLRIDLDPQPGTDFGDAVPAALALKEVLAEAGLETFIKTSGNRGLHVYAPIEPTHEFLDVRHAVIAAARELERRMPDKVTTAWWKEERGVKVFLDFNQANRDRTIAGAYSPRALAHAPVSCPISWDELGNADPKNYTILTVPERVRTVGDPWADMKAHPGTMDVLLEWWERDLKAGLGELPFPPDYPKMPGEPPRVQPSRARKVG; encoded by the coding sequence ATGGCGAGCGAACAGACCACCCTCACTGTCCCGGGACCGCACGGCGAGCGCGAAATGCGCGTTTCCAGCCCCAGCAGGGTGCTCTGGCCGGAACTCGGCCTGACCAAGCTGGACCTCGCACGCTACATGGTGGATGTGGGGGAGGCGTTCATTGCCGCGAACGGTGACCGGCCGGTGGCACTGCAGAGGTTCTCCGAAAACGTCGAGGGGGACCAGTTCTTTTCCAAAAACCCGCCCAAGGGAACACCTGACTTCATCCGCTCAGTGAATGTGACGTTTCCGAGCGCACGCTCGCACCCCATGCTGGCCCTGGACGAACCCGCCGCGGCTGTATGGGCGGTGCAGATGAATACGGTGGTGTTCCACCCATGGCCCTCGCATACCGAAAACACCGACAATCCTGACCAGCTGCGCATCGATCTTGACCCCCAGCCGGGCACGGACTTCGGCGACGCCGTCCCGGCCGCCCTGGCGCTGAAGGAGGTGCTGGCGGAGGCCGGGTTGGAAACGTTCATCAAGACATCGGGGAACCGCGGCCTGCACGTCTACGCACCCATCGAGCCCACCCACGAATTCCTGGACGTCCGCCACGCCGTGATCGCCGCGGCCCGCGAGCTGGAGCGGCGGATGCCGGACAAGGTGACCACGGCCTGGTGGAAGGAGGAACGGGGCGTGAAGGTGTTCCTGGACTTCAACCAGGCGAACCGGGACCGAACCATCGCCGGCGCGTACAGCCCCCGCGCGCTGGCCCATGCGCCGGTCTCCTGCCCAATCAGCTGGGACGAACTGGGCAACGCGGATCCCAAGAACTACACCATCCTGACGGTCCCGGAACGGGTGAGGACCGTGGGAGATCCCTGGGCAGACATGAAGGCGCATCCGGGCACCATGGACGTGCTGTTGGAGTGGTGGGAACGGGACCTGAAAGCCGGCCTCGGCGAACTGCCCTTCCCGCCCGACTACCCGAAGATGCCCGGTGAGCCCCCGCGGGTGCAGCCGAGCCGGGCCCGCAAGGTGGGCTGA
- a CDS encoding histidine kinase dimerization/phospho-acceptor domain-containing protein has translation MNYFSTPPLGDLAISDPQDFLSLGVFVGVSVAVAGVVDRSARRSKEAARAQAEAATLGDLALGASRSEDTLDGILAEALDVFGAAGAGVFSCRDGAVEGSGPAVETSGVRGGDGRVWRLVAGTGETTGWERGVTGLPGSTAEPVDDDTLLVLFGRKVPAAESRLLGALAVHLKAQLERRQLAVSRREVLRLAEGNTMRTAILRAVSHDLRTPLAGIKLAAGGLLQRTVTYTPAEERELLETIDECTDRLDQLVGNLLDMSRITADSVRPLLGPARWSEVVAPALRGLPDGTVRVELPANMPTVEADPVLLERSIANIVENAVK, from the coding sequence GTGAACTACTTTTCCACGCCGCCCTTGGGGGACCTAGCAATCAGTGATCCGCAGGATTTCCTCTCCCTGGGCGTTTTCGTGGGGGTTTCAGTGGCTGTCGCCGGCGTCGTGGACCGGTCTGCCCGCCGGTCCAAGGAGGCTGCCCGCGCCCAGGCGGAGGCGGCTACGCTGGGCGACCTGGCGCTGGGCGCCTCCCGCTCGGAGGACACCCTGGACGGGATCCTGGCGGAGGCCCTGGACGTTTTTGGGGCCGCCGGTGCCGGCGTGTTCAGCTGCCGGGACGGCGCGGTGGAAGGTTCCGGCCCGGCGGTGGAAACCTCCGGAGTCCGCGGCGGGGACGGCCGGGTCTGGCGACTGGTGGCAGGGACGGGGGAAACCACCGGGTGGGAGCGTGGCGTCACCGGCCTGCCGGGCAGCACTGCAGAACCGGTCGACGACGACACCCTGCTGGTGCTGTTCGGCCGGAAGGTGCCGGCGGCGGAAAGCAGGCTCCTGGGCGCGCTTGCGGTCCACCTGAAAGCCCAGCTGGAACGCCGCCAGCTGGCCGTCAGCCGGCGCGAGGTGCTGCGGCTGGCCGAAGGGAACACCATGCGTACGGCAATCCTGCGTGCGGTGTCCCATGACCTGCGGACCCCGCTGGCCGGGATCAAACTCGCCGCCGGCGGCCTGCTGCAGCGGACCGTCACCTACACCCCGGCGGAGGAAAGGGAGCTGCTGGAAACCATTGACGAATGCACGGACCGGCTGGACCAGCTGGTGGGAAACCTCCTGGACATGTCAAGGATCACCGCCGATTCCGTCCGGCCACTGCTCGGACCCGCACGGTGGAGCGAGGTTGTTGCCCCGGCACTGCGCGGGCTCCCGGACGGTACGGTCCGGGTGGAGTTGCCGGCCAACATGCCCACAGTCGAGGCCGATCCGGTGCTGCTGGAGCGCAGTATCGCGAATATTGTGGAAAACGCCGTCAAATAA
- a CDS encoding ATP-binding protein gives MFRPFQRLHDRPQTTGVGLGLSVADGFVKAMGGTLTAQETPGGGLTMVIGLALSTGSPGARHAAGRPRGAEAT, from the coding sequence ATGTTCCGGCCGTTCCAGCGGCTCCACGACCGGCCCCAGACTACCGGGGTGGGACTGGGCCTGTCCGTAGCTGACGGTTTCGTCAAAGCCATGGGCGGCACGCTGACCGCACAGGAGACGCCCGGCGGCGGACTCACCATGGTGATCGGGCTGGCCCTGTCGACCGGCTCACCGGGCGCGCGCCATGCGGCGGGGCGGCCGCGTGGCGCGGAGGCCACATGA
- a CDS encoding L-threonylcarbamoyladenylate synthase has translation MARYFDVHPQDPQPRAITQAVKIVLDGGLIAYPTDSCYALGAQLGNKDALDRIRNIRKLDDKHHFTLVCKDFAQLGQFVNIGNDVFRAIKAVTPGSYTFILPATKEVPRRLLHPKKKTVGVRIPDNRVVQALLAELGEPLLSSTLLLPDEEDPLTQGWEIKERLEHEVDAVIDSGDCGAEPTTVIDYSSGVAEVVRRGTGDPSRFE, from the coding sequence ATGGCAAGATACTTTGACGTTCACCCCCAGGATCCCCAGCCCCGCGCCATCACCCAGGCCGTGAAAATCGTGCTCGACGGCGGGCTGATCGCCTACCCCACAGACTCCTGCTACGCCCTCGGGGCCCAACTGGGCAACAAGGACGCGCTGGACCGGATCCGGAATATCCGCAAACTCGATGACAAGCACCACTTCACGCTGGTGTGCAAGGACTTCGCCCAGCTGGGCCAGTTCGTAAACATCGGCAACGACGTTTTCCGCGCCATCAAGGCCGTCACTCCCGGCAGCTACACGTTTATCCTGCCTGCCACCAAGGAAGTTCCGCGCCGGCTGCTGCACCCCAAGAAAAAGACAGTAGGCGTTCGGATCCCGGACAACCGGGTGGTCCAGGCACTGCTGGCTGAGCTTGGTGAGCCGCTGCTCTCCAGCACCCTGCTGCTCCCGGATGAGGAAGACCCGCTGACCCAGGGCTGGGAAATCAAGGAACGGCTCGAACACGAGGTGGACGCTGTCATCGATTCCGGCGACTGCGGGGCCGAGCCCACCACCGTGATCGACTATTCCAGCGGCGTGGCCGAGGTGGTGCGCCGGGGCACCGGGGACCCGTCCCGGTTCGAGTAA
- a CDS encoding response regulator, with protein sequence MNTEHRGSPGTQGGRRTGVLVVDDDPHLLKALRITLQAHGYAVDTASDGGTALRAASHRPPDVLILDLGLPDLDGAEVLRELRRWSTLPVLVLSARHGSSDKVDALDAGADDYITKPFGLEELLARLRALLRRVPERASVPTVAASSFTVDLARRQVTREGNVVRLTPTEWNILELLVRNPSRLVTQQQLLLDVWGPAYETEANYLRVYMAQLRRKLEVDPAKPRHLLTEPGVGYRFLP encoded by the coding sequence ATGAACACGGAACACAGGGGGTCTCCCGGCACGCAGGGCGGCCGCCGCACTGGTGTCCTCGTGGTCGACGACGATCCGCACCTGCTGAAAGCGCTCCGGATCACGCTCCAGGCCCACGGCTACGCCGTGGACACAGCGTCCGACGGCGGCACCGCCTTGCGTGCCGCATCCCACCGTCCGCCTGACGTGCTGATCCTGGACCTGGGACTGCCGGACCTGGATGGAGCGGAAGTCCTGCGGGAACTCCGCCGGTGGAGCACCCTGCCGGTGCTGGTGCTGTCCGCACGCCACGGCTCGTCGGACAAGGTCGACGCCCTGGACGCCGGTGCGGACGATTACATCACGAAGCCGTTCGGACTGGAGGAGCTGTTGGCCCGCCTGCGTGCGCTCCTCCGCCGCGTTCCGGAACGTGCATCGGTGCCCACGGTGGCCGCATCCTCCTTCACCGTGGACTTGGCCCGGCGGCAGGTCACGAGGGAGGGGAACGTTGTCCGGCTGACGCCGACCGAATGGAACATCCTGGAACTCCTGGTCCGGAACCCTTCGCGGTTGGTGACCCAGCAGCAGCTCCTTCTGGACGTCTGGGGACCGGCTTACGAAACGGAAGCCAACTACCTGCGCGTGTATATGGCGCAGTTGCGGCGGAAGCTGGAGGTCGACCCCGCGAAGCCCCGCCACCTGCTGACCGAACCCGGCGTGGGGTACCGGTTTTTGCCCTGA
- a CDS encoding alpha/beta family hydrolase: protein MAVAEFPVTFPVGDLEVSGVYARPDSPVGTLVVAHGAGAGMEHPFLSGFTRALNDGGVATLRFNFPYREAGRKFPDRPPAAIAAWRAAMHEATRRGTEHGDTGPVWAAGKSFGGRMASMAVAEGMDTAGLVYLGYPLHPPGKPEKLRDEHLYGLTLPMLFLQGTRDTFATPDLLEGVVSRIGPSAVLVWIDGGDHSFAVAGKKRDAVEIGASLAPTVAEFMRSRG, encoded by the coding sequence ATGGCCGTAGCTGAATTCCCTGTCACCTTCCCCGTCGGCGATCTTGAGGTCTCCGGCGTGTACGCCCGCCCGGACAGCCCCGTGGGGACTCTGGTGGTGGCGCACGGGGCCGGGGCGGGCATGGAGCACCCTTTCCTGAGCGGGTTCACCCGGGCATTAAACGACGGCGGCGTCGCCACCTTGCGCTTCAACTTCCCCTACCGCGAGGCCGGCCGGAAATTCCCGGACCGGCCGCCCGCAGCCATCGCCGCCTGGCGCGCCGCCATGCATGAAGCAACGCGGCGAGGAACCGAGCACGGTGATACCGGACCGGTGTGGGCCGCCGGTAAATCGTTCGGCGGCCGGATGGCGTCCATGGCCGTTGCCGAGGGAATGGATACTGCCGGACTCGTCTATCTTGGCTATCCCCTCCATCCGCCCGGCAAGCCGGAAAAGCTCCGCGACGAGCACCTCTACGGGCTAACCCTCCCCATGTTGTTCCTGCAGGGCACCCGCGACACCTTCGCGACGCCGGATCTGCTTGAGGGTGTGGTCTCCCGGATCGGCCCATCCGCTGTCCTTGTCTGGATCGACGGCGGTGACCACTCCTTCGCCGTCGCAGGAAAGAAGCGCGATGCTGTAGAGATCGGAGCGTCGCTGGCGCCGACGGTTGCCGAGTTCATGCGGAGCCGCGGGTGA
- a CDS encoding ZIP family metal transporter, with product MPVWLQALLWGTVAGAALVLGAAASWKWSIPSKLVSTIMSFGAGVLISALAFELVAEAVEGGGLWPTVTGFLSGSVAYVGANMLLARAGAKHRKRSGGQQPSEQESPGSGTAIAFGALLDGVPESIVLGVGLITAGSVSPAMLAAVFISNVPEGLSGTAGMKKAGRSTGYIFGVWGGIAVLSGLASLIGFVALENAPDAVVAFITAIAAGGILAMLADTMIPEAFEEHHNLTGLTASVGFLTAFTVHQLGG from the coding sequence ATGCCGGTGTGGCTTCAGGCGTTATTGTGGGGAACCGTGGCCGGTGCTGCGCTGGTGTTGGGGGCGGCCGCGTCGTGGAAATGGTCTATTCCGTCCAAACTTGTCTCCACGATCATGTCCTTCGGGGCGGGCGTGCTGATTTCGGCCCTGGCGTTCGAGCTCGTCGCTGAGGCGGTTGAGGGAGGAGGCCTGTGGCCCACGGTGACCGGATTCCTGTCCGGTTCCGTGGCTTACGTAGGGGCGAACATGCTCCTGGCCCGGGCCGGCGCGAAACACCGCAAACGCTCAGGCGGCCAGCAACCGTCGGAGCAGGAGAGCCCCGGCAGCGGCACGGCCATCGCCTTCGGCGCCCTGCTCGACGGGGTCCCGGAGTCCATAGTGCTCGGTGTCGGACTCATCACCGCAGGATCGGTCAGTCCGGCCATGCTTGCGGCTGTGTTCATCTCCAACGTTCCCGAGGGTCTGTCCGGTACTGCGGGGATGAAAAAGGCAGGCCGCAGTACCGGATACATTTTTGGGGTGTGGGGAGGCATTGCTGTGTTGTCCGGGCTCGCCTCGCTGATCGGGTTCGTGGCGCTGGAGAACGCGCCGGACGCCGTCGTCGCCTTCATTACCGCGATCGCGGCAGGCGGGATCCTGGCGATGCTCGCCGACACCATGATCCCCGAGGCGTTCGAGGAGCATCACAACCTCACGGGACTGACCGCTTCCGTCGGGTTCCTGACGGCCTTCACAGTCCACCAGCTCGGGGGGTGA
- a CDS encoding LuxR family transcriptional regulator, with the protein MAQLTEVIGGVCAGTAMTFIVAGDAGVGKTALVSRACASAPPEALMLIGGALPLASVDVPFLALRSAFRAAPASGGQALRPPDLSGDARPDLLVQIDEWLTAQSRLRPVFLVLDDLHWADQSTLDVLMYVLAGPGDRPLGVIGTVRSNEVRAGGALHQWLTDIRRLPRVRVHPLGPLDRPDTEAQLSGLLGVPAHQSLVNEVFTRSAGNPYLNLLLVTGLKAEARHLPPGFPPDLKSAVLRSWRGLSAGARELTQIMALGGRAAGAMELSAVAGSAVEPDRVRLLLRLAMESGLVDLAPDGTYWFHHPIIAEVLEQGLDAGERRRWHSAFAAFYERQFDDGAPPDVGVAVSLADHYYAAGRTADAYRWSLRAADLASANGALSDALRLLRRAVQLRDTLPSELERPRELWNRLRAAAREAGALLTELEAIEALLAYVDALAEPLEVSHLMVRRMHLQFSTGQTFLPMADIREAVRLSATAPDSWEHAFALAELVHASMWHDEPGQEASSRQALALARETGNHLALSYALTAAAIVANLASRSAESRNLAAEGALEAVQAHDFWAYVHATYWTANAQGPWTSEEYAVLLRRARQEMMEQGAPHTYIAKIAADEAASYLAVGEWRECRAALRIALSFDPGPMGEVSVRLTAARLAQLQGRNDDAGIHLDRADELNHLNQENSARLNLDFDAVRAEVLVAAGRPKLAFAAAMAGATAPGPPPTMCEWLLPLAARALADQAQLARDLGGPTVELLVAAKELEERFPGVLHEPPGQSAFYFRQVAAFELLYSTELGRVRNEPGSAAAWARTTDAFRAAHLPWEEAYACRRAVEALLLQKHHRNPQAGGLLRRGLTLAADLESVPIRVALERLAAQARISVAPVTPWPQPHEARLPGLTPREQEILEHVMAGRTYSEIARGLMISEKTVSSHISNLLRKTGAANRVDLARLASGAKSVSHGRITRGSA; encoded by the coding sequence TTGGCGCAACTGACCGAAGTCATCGGCGGTGTCTGCGCCGGGACAGCGATGACGTTCATCGTTGCCGGGGACGCCGGAGTCGGGAAGACCGCGCTCGTCAGCCGGGCGTGCGCGTCCGCTCCGCCGGAAGCGCTCATGCTGATCGGCGGCGCTCTACCGCTGGCGTCCGTGGACGTCCCGTTCCTTGCCTTAAGATCAGCATTCCGTGCGGCCCCGGCCAGCGGAGGCCAGGCACTGCGGCCGCCTGACTTGTCCGGCGATGCGCGTCCGGATTTGCTGGTCCAGATCGATGAGTGGCTCACGGCGCAAAGCCGTTTGCGGCCGGTGTTCCTGGTACTCGACGATCTCCACTGGGCGGACCAGAGCACCCTCGATGTGCTGATGTACGTTCTGGCGGGCCCGGGCGACAGGCCGCTGGGTGTGATCGGGACTGTGCGGAGCAACGAAGTCCGCGCGGGAGGGGCACTTCACCAGTGGCTCACCGACATCCGGCGGCTGCCCCGGGTCCGCGTGCACCCATTGGGACCACTGGACCGGCCTGACACGGAGGCGCAGCTGAGCGGGCTCCTGGGCGTTCCAGCGCATCAGTCCCTTGTGAATGAAGTTTTCACCCGCTCGGCCGGAAACCCATATCTGAACCTGCTGCTCGTCACGGGGCTAAAGGCCGAGGCCCGGCATTTACCCCCCGGCTTCCCGCCCGATCTGAAGTCGGCGGTCCTGCGCTCATGGCGTGGGCTGTCGGCCGGAGCCCGCGAGTTGACGCAGATCATGGCGCTTGGCGGCCGGGCGGCCGGCGCGATGGAACTGAGCGCGGTGGCTGGCTCCGCCGTCGAGCCCGATCGCGTGCGGCTGCTGCTGCGCTTGGCAATGGAGTCGGGCCTGGTGGACCTTGCTCCGGACGGGACCTACTGGTTCCACCATCCGATCATCGCCGAAGTGCTGGAACAGGGGCTGGATGCAGGTGAGCGACGGCGGTGGCATTCGGCGTTCGCGGCCTTTTACGAGCGGCAGTTCGATGACGGTGCACCGCCCGACGTCGGCGTAGCCGTATCCCTCGCCGATCACTATTATGCGGCGGGTAGAACTGCTGATGCCTACCGGTGGTCGCTTAGGGCGGCAGATCTGGCATCCGCTAACGGTGCTCTCAGTGATGCCCTGCGGCTCCTGCGGCGTGCCGTGCAACTGAGGGACACCTTGCCTAGCGAATTGGAACGGCCGCGTGAGCTTTGGAACAGGCTCCGTGCCGCAGCCCGGGAAGCCGGGGCATTACTCACGGAGCTTGAGGCCATCGAGGCGTTGTTGGCGTACGTTGACGCCTTGGCCGAGCCGCTGGAAGTGTCCCACCTGATGGTGCGCCGTATGCATCTCCAGTTCTCCACGGGGCAAACCTTCCTTCCGATGGCCGACATCCGGGAAGCAGTCCGGCTGTCCGCCACGGCACCGGACAGCTGGGAGCACGCCTTCGCGTTAGCGGAACTGGTCCACGCGAGTATGTGGCATGATGAGCCTGGCCAGGAGGCCTCGTCACGGCAGGCGCTCGCCCTTGCCCGTGAGACAGGCAATCACCTGGCACTTTCATACGCGCTGACCGCGGCGGCCATCGTGGCGAACCTGGCCAGCCGGTCCGCCGAATCACGCAACCTGGCGGCCGAAGGAGCCCTGGAAGCGGTCCAGGCCCATGATTTCTGGGCGTACGTGCATGCCACATACTGGACGGCCAACGCCCAGGGCCCTTGGACCAGCGAGGAGTACGCGGTCCTCCTGCGTCGGGCTCGGCAGGAAATGATGGAACAGGGGGCACCCCATACGTACATCGCCAAGATCGCGGCCGACGAGGCGGCCAGCTACCTGGCTGTCGGCGAATGGCGGGAGTGCCGGGCGGCCCTGCGGATCGCACTGAGCTTTGATCCCGGCCCGATGGGCGAAGTGAGCGTGCGGCTCACCGCTGCGCGGCTGGCACAGCTCCAAGGTAGGAACGACGACGCCGGCATCCACCTCGACCGGGCGGACGAGCTGAACCACTTAAACCAGGAAAACTCCGCACGCCTCAATCTGGACTTTGACGCCGTCCGTGCCGAAGTACTTGTGGCCGCGGGTCGGCCGAAACTAGCCTTCGCAGCGGCCATGGCAGGCGCCACCGCCCCGGGGCCGCCACCCACCATGTGCGAGTGGCTGCTGCCGTTGGCTGCCCGTGCGCTCGCCGACCAGGCGCAGCTGGCCAGAGACCTGGGCGGCCCCACTGTGGAACTGCTGGTTGCTGCCAAGGAACTCGAGGAACGCTTTCCCGGCGTCCTTCACGAGCCTCCGGGCCAATCGGCGTTCTACTTCCGGCAAGTGGCGGCTTTCGAACTCCTTTACAGCACCGAACTGGGCAGGGTCCGGAACGAGCCAGGCAGCGCGGCGGCATGGGCACGAACAACGGATGCCTTTCGTGCGGCGCACCTGCCGTGGGAAGAGGCCTACGCCTGCAGGCGGGCCGTGGAAGCGCTGCTCCTCCAAAAGCACCATCGGAACCCCCAAGCCGGTGGACTCCTCCGCCGGGGGCTGACTCTGGCGGCGGACCTTGAGTCGGTCCCCATCAGGGTGGCCCTGGAGCGCCTTGCCGCCCAGGCGAGGATTTCGGTGGCGCCGGTGACGCCGTGGCCGCAGCCCCACGAAGCCAGATTGCCGGGACTGACGCCCAGGGAGCAGGAAATCCTGGAACATGTGATGGCCGGCAGGACCTACAGCGAAATTGCACGGGGGTTGATGATAAGCGAGAAAACCGTCAGCTCGCACATCTCGAACCTTCTCCGGAAGACGGGCGCAGCCAACCGGGTGGACCTTGCGCGGCTGGCATCGGGGGCGAAATCAGTCAGCCATGGACGCATCACCCGCGGCTCCGCATGA